In Candidatus Hydrogenedens sp., the genomic window CAAAATCACAGGGCTTGGTTTCTCTTTAGCCGAAACAGGTAGAAACATCATCACATCTAACTTAAATTCAGGCGGTCCATAATACACTGCATACTCACGATACAATGCCTTATCATCAAATATCGTTGTCTCAATCAACAGTTCTGATTTTTGTATTTTCGGTGCTGGCGGTAAATGTCCATATTCATAAAACATCAATATTTCTTTTATCTCTTCTCTTCGTTTCCGCCAATCTTCAACTGTCTCCACCTTTTTCCCATCACAGAATTGGAAAGGATTTGGAATTCCTTCAAAAGAAGGCAATTCATTTACTTCTTTTAAGCATTCATTCGCACCACACATCCATTGTAAAGCGAACAAAACAAACAGAAATGAAATTACAATTTTGAAAGTGGAATAATACTTCATATCTTCAGATGTCCTTATATTATGGTTAACAATGATAGAATAATAGTAATTATTTTATTAATGAGGAGTCAACTATCATGCATGTTTTGATTACAGGTGGTGTCGGTTACTTAGGTAGCTGGGTCACCTATGAACTACTGAAAAAAGGGCATAAGGTCCGAATCTATGACCGCCTATGTTTTGGGAAGCCTGAAAAAGCGGAGTGGCTTTCCCATCCAAACGTAGAACTTATCGAGGGCGATATACGCTATTGGCAGAAATATCCCGACTTGTTTAATAGCATTGATGTGGTCATACACCTCGCAGGATTAGCCAACGACCCCTCTTGTGCCCTGTGTCCCATTACCGCAAAAGAAGTAAACACAGCCAGCACAGTCGAATTGGCACGGCAAAGCAGTCAAAAAGGAGTTAAAAAGTTTATATTTGCTTCTACCTGTGCCGTGTATGGAAAAGGGGTTGGTGATTGGCTCGATGAAGAAAGCCCAACAAATCCGTGGTCAATGTTCGCCCAAACGAAAAACGAATCCGAGAAAATAGTGCTATCATTAGGACATAATCAATTCTCCCCTGTGATTGCGAGGCTTTCCACCTTATTCGGCTATTCACCACGGATGCGGTTCGACCTCGCCTTAAACCTGATGACTGCAATGGCAAAAACGCAAGGAACTATTGAAGTCCATGGCGGAGGACAACAGTGGCGACCATTCCTTCACGTGCGGGACTGTGCCCGTGCCATCTGCATCCTTACCGAAGCAGAACAGAGCATGGTTCATAACGAGATATTTAACATCGGTGCAAATGAACTGAACAAGAGAATTTTAGACCTCGCAAATGAAGTCGCCTCACTTATCCCAGACACAAAGGTCGAAATACTTAAAGAAGATGAGGATTGGCGAACCTTCCGAGTACTGTTCAATAAATTCGCTTCACGATTCTCTTTTCAACCTGAATATAAAATCTATGACGGCGTTCAAGAAATATTAAATTGGTTCCACCAGAATCCATCCGAAGAGCCCTTTTCCGAAAAATACATCAACGTGTTCCGATTTAAACAATTAAAAACTATCCCTGTTAGCGAAGGAGGCGAACCCACTGCTCCACGATTTATTCCGTTAGCCAAACCCATACTTGGCAAGGAAGAAGAAACGGCTATTTTACAGGCGATACGAAGTGGTTGGCTTACCTCAGGCGATAAAATCAATGCCTTCGAACGAATGTTTGCATCGACCGTCGGAGCAAAAGAAGCGGTTGCTGTTTCTTCATGCACATCAGCAATTCATCTCTGCCTCGTAGAAGCAGGTGTCAAAGCAGGTGATGAAGTTATTACTCCGCCGATAACATGGGTATCTACAATTAACACCATCCTGAACATGGGTGCTAAACCTGTTTTCGTTGATGTTGACCCGATAACCTTCAACATTAATCCCGAACTTATTGAAGAAAAGATAACAAAAAAAACAAAAGTGATTATCCCTGTAGACCTCGCAGGACATCCCTGTGAATTGGAGGCAATCCAAAATATCGCAGAACGATACAATCTCCACCTAATCGAAGATTCTGCCCATGCCTTAGGTGCTACGTATCATTCAAAACCCATCGGTTCTATCTCAGAACGAACCTGCTTCAGCTTTTATGCCACCAAAAACATTACAACCATCGAAGGCGGTATGATTACTCTATCCGACCCCGAAAAAGCACGAATGTTAAGGATATTAGCAACAAATGGCTTGACCGATACCGCTTGGGACAGATATGGAAGGAGTGCCTTCTATCGCCCACAAGAATTGGTCTCCGCTGGTTTCAAATATGCCATGAGCAACGTATCCGCAAGCATCGGCGTAGAACAAATCAAAAAACTAAGCACCTTCAACAGCGTTCGCCAGAGACTGGTACAACGGTATTACTACTCCCTATCAGACATAGATGAAATTATCCTACCCAAAACAAAAGAACATGTCCAGCATGCATGGCACCTGTTTATTATCCGACTGGATACAAAAAAAATAGGCAAGTCCCGCGATGAAATCGCCTTCATGCTAAGGCAGGAGAACATCGGAACAGGTATTCATTTCTACGGTGTGCATCTCCACCCATATATCCAACAACAATGCAATGTAAGCCCTGAATCCTGTCCTGTAGCAACTCAAATTTCCAATGAAATCCTATCATTACCTCTGCATCCAGAGCTGACAGAGGAAAATATCCAATACATCGTTGACGCATTAAAAAAAGTGATTTACTACGCCAAACACTAAACTACCGTTAAGCCCGTTATTACCTCTTTACAGTGCGTCATTACTCACAGAAGATGTATTTGATAATCTTATCCGCCTCATGGTAATCAGGAATAAGAATATCTGCACCTGCACGAAGCAACCTCTGCCT contains:
- a CDS encoding bifunctional SDR family oxidoreductase/aminotransferase class I/II-fold pyridoxal phosphate-dependent enzyme, which produces MHVLITGGVGYLGSWVTYELLKKGHKVRIYDRLCFGKPEKAEWLSHPNVELIEGDIRYWQKYPDLFNSIDVVIHLAGLANDPSCALCPITAKEVNTASTVELARQSSQKGVKKFIFASTCAVYGKGVGDWLDEESPTNPWSMFAQTKNESEKIVLSLGHNQFSPVIARLSTLFGYSPRMRFDLALNLMTAMAKTQGTIEVHGGGQQWRPFLHVRDCARAICILTEAEQSMVHNEIFNIGANELNKRILDLANEVASLIPDTKVEILKEDEDWRTFRVLFNKFASRFSFQPEYKIYDGVQEILNWFHQNPSEEPFSEKYINVFRFKQLKTIPVSEGGEPTAPRFIPLAKPILGKEEETAILQAIRSGWLTSGDKINAFERMFASTVGAKEAVAVSSCTSAIHLCLVEAGVKAGDEVITPPITWVSTINTILNMGAKPVFVDVDPITFNINPELIEEKITKKTKVIIPVDLAGHPCELEAIQNIAERYNLHLIEDSAHALGATYHSKPIGSISERTCFSFYATKNITTIEGGMITLSDPEKARMLRILATNGLTDTAWDRYGRSAFYRPQELVSAGFKYAMSNVSASIGVEQIKKLSTFNSVRQRLVQRYYYSLSDIDEIILPKTKEHVQHAWHLFIIRLDTKKIGKSRDEIAFMLRQENIGTGIHFYGVHLHPYIQQQCNVSPESCPVATQISNEILSLPLHPELTEENIQYIVDALKKVIYYAKH